From one Lycium barbarum isolate Lr01 chromosome 6, ASM1917538v2, whole genome shotgun sequence genomic stretch:
- the LOC132600357 gene encoding pentatricopeptide repeat-containing protein At1g77360, mitochondrial isoform X1: MLYRFSQLSTRRTMLRLHQKLCGRTVVFTRMYSSKETMDVKLDPLKRLCKIMMSCPKLGLDTELDQSGIRVSPEMVEDVLKRFENAGMLAYRFFEWAEKQHNYEHSTKAYHFMIESLAKIRQYQMMWDLVNKMKAKGMLNIETFCIMMRKYARAQKVEEAVYTFNIMNKFDVPPNLAAFNGLLSALCKSKNVGKAQEIFDSKKKEFIPDSKTYSILIEGWGRAPNLPKAREIYRDMIEVGSNPDIVTYGIMVDILCKAGRVDEAVEIVKEMDFSGCRPTSFIYSVLVHTYGLENRIEDAIDTFLEMETNGVEADVAVYNSLISAFCKVNKFQNAYRVLNDMQLKGVDPNARTCNIILSGLIGRGETDDAFKVFRRMLKICDPDADTYTMMIKMFCERSEINMARKVWKYMKRKQFVPSMHTFSALINGLCEDGDAPGACVLMEEMIEKGMRPGRMTFGKLRKLLLKEEREDVLEFLQEKINLMVREPLSD, encoded by the coding sequence ATGCTTTACAGGTTTTCTCAGCTTTCTACGAGGAGGACAATGCTACGACTTCATCAGAAATTGTGTGGTAGAACAGTGGTTTTTACCCGAATGTATAGTTCTAAAGAAACAATGGACGTTAAACTCGATCCACTGAAAAGGCTTTGTAAAATTATGATGTCTTGTCCAAAATTGGGCCTTGACACAGAGCTCGACCAAAGCGGGATTAGGGTTTCACCGGAGATGGTCGAAGACGTCCTTAAGAGATTTGAAAATGCTGGAATGCTTGCGTATCGTTTCTTTGAATGGGCTGAAAAGCAACATAATTATGAGCATAGTACTAAAGCCTACCACTTCATGATTGAATCTCTTGCCAAGATAAGGCAATATCAGATGATGTGGGATCTTGTAAATAAGATGAAAGCCAAGGGAATGCTTAATATTGAAACATTTTGCATAATGATGAGAAAATATGCTAGGGCCCAAAAGGTAGAGGAGGCTGTATACACTTTCAATATCATGAATAAGTTCGACGTGCCCCCCAACCTAGCCGCTTTTAACGGCTTATTGAGTGCTCTATGCAAATCGAAGAATGTGGGAAAAGCTCAGGAGATTTTCGATAGTAAGAAAAAGGAGTTTATTCCTGATTCAAAAACTTATAGCATATTGATCGAAGGTTGGGGAAGGGCTCCCAATCTTCCCAAGGCAAGGGAAATTTACAGGGACATGATTGAGGTGGGCTCTAATCCCGATATTGTGACTTATGGGATCATGGTTGATATACTTTGCAAGGCTGGAAGGGTTGATGAGGCTGTTGAAATTGTCAAGGAGATGGACTTCAGCGGTTGCAGGCCAACATCCTTTATTTATAGTGTTTTAGTCCATACATATGGGCTAGAAAACCGGATTGAAGATGCGATAGATACATTCCTTGAAATGGAAACAAATGGAGTTGAGGCTGATGTAGCTGTATATAATTCTCTAATTAGTGCTTTCTGTAAGGTAAATAAATTCCAAAATGCCTATAGGGTTCTGAACGACATGCAATTGAAGGGGGTGGACCCCAATGCAAGGACCTGCAATATTATTCTGAGTGGCTTGATTGGTCGAGGTGAGACTGATGATGCTTTTAAGGTTTTCCGGAGGATGCTCAAAATTTGTGATCCTGATGCAGACACGTATACTATGATGATAAAGATGTTCTGTGAGCGGAGTGAGATTAATATGGCTCGTAAAGTGTGGAAATATATGAAACGCAAGCAATTTGTTCCCAGCATGCATACTTTTTCTGCACTTATAAATGGGCTGTGCGAAGACGGTGATGCCCCTGGTGCTTGTGTGTTGATGGAAGAGATGATAGAGAAAGGAATGCGCCCCGGTAGGATGACATTTGGAAAAttaaggaaactacttctcaaggaAGAGAGAGAAGATGTACTCGAATTCCTTCAGGAGAAAATTAATCTTATGGTTAGGGAGCCCTTATCTGATTAA
- the LOC132600357 gene encoding pentatricopeptide repeat-containing protein At1g77360, mitochondrial isoform X2 produces MLRLHQKLCGRTVVFTRMYSSKETMDVKLDPLKRLCKIMMSCPKLGLDTELDQSGIRVSPEMVEDVLKRFENAGMLAYRFFEWAEKQHNYEHSTKAYHFMIESLAKIRQYQMMWDLVNKMKAKGMLNIETFCIMMRKYARAQKVEEAVYTFNIMNKFDVPPNLAAFNGLLSALCKSKNVGKAQEIFDSKKKEFIPDSKTYSILIEGWGRAPNLPKAREIYRDMIEVGSNPDIVTYGIMVDILCKAGRVDEAVEIVKEMDFSGCRPTSFIYSVLVHTYGLENRIEDAIDTFLEMETNGVEADVAVYNSLISAFCKVNKFQNAYRVLNDMQLKGVDPNARTCNIILSGLIGRGETDDAFKVFRRMLKICDPDADTYTMMIKMFCERSEINMARKVWKYMKRKQFVPSMHTFSALINGLCEDGDAPGACVLMEEMIEKGMRPGRMTFGKLRKLLLKEEREDVLEFLQEKINLMVREPLSD; encoded by the coding sequence ATGCTACGACTTCATCAGAAATTGTGTGGTAGAACAGTGGTTTTTACCCGAATGTATAGTTCTAAAGAAACAATGGACGTTAAACTCGATCCACTGAAAAGGCTTTGTAAAATTATGATGTCTTGTCCAAAATTGGGCCTTGACACAGAGCTCGACCAAAGCGGGATTAGGGTTTCACCGGAGATGGTCGAAGACGTCCTTAAGAGATTTGAAAATGCTGGAATGCTTGCGTATCGTTTCTTTGAATGGGCTGAAAAGCAACATAATTATGAGCATAGTACTAAAGCCTACCACTTCATGATTGAATCTCTTGCCAAGATAAGGCAATATCAGATGATGTGGGATCTTGTAAATAAGATGAAAGCCAAGGGAATGCTTAATATTGAAACATTTTGCATAATGATGAGAAAATATGCTAGGGCCCAAAAGGTAGAGGAGGCTGTATACACTTTCAATATCATGAATAAGTTCGACGTGCCCCCCAACCTAGCCGCTTTTAACGGCTTATTGAGTGCTCTATGCAAATCGAAGAATGTGGGAAAAGCTCAGGAGATTTTCGATAGTAAGAAAAAGGAGTTTATTCCTGATTCAAAAACTTATAGCATATTGATCGAAGGTTGGGGAAGGGCTCCCAATCTTCCCAAGGCAAGGGAAATTTACAGGGACATGATTGAGGTGGGCTCTAATCCCGATATTGTGACTTATGGGATCATGGTTGATATACTTTGCAAGGCTGGAAGGGTTGATGAGGCTGTTGAAATTGTCAAGGAGATGGACTTCAGCGGTTGCAGGCCAACATCCTTTATTTATAGTGTTTTAGTCCATACATATGGGCTAGAAAACCGGATTGAAGATGCGATAGATACATTCCTTGAAATGGAAACAAATGGAGTTGAGGCTGATGTAGCTGTATATAATTCTCTAATTAGTGCTTTCTGTAAGGTAAATAAATTCCAAAATGCCTATAGGGTTCTGAACGACATGCAATTGAAGGGGGTGGACCCCAATGCAAGGACCTGCAATATTATTCTGAGTGGCTTGATTGGTCGAGGTGAGACTGATGATGCTTTTAAGGTTTTCCGGAGGATGCTCAAAATTTGTGATCCTGATGCAGACACGTATACTATGATGATAAAGATGTTCTGTGAGCGGAGTGAGATTAATATGGCTCGTAAAGTGTGGAAATATATGAAACGCAAGCAATTTGTTCCCAGCATGCATACTTTTTCTGCACTTATAAATGGGCTGTGCGAAGACGGTGATGCCCCTGGTGCTTGTGTGTTGATGGAAGAGATGATAGAGAAAGGAATGCGCCCCGGTAGGATGACATTTGGAAAAttaaggaaactacttctcaaggaAGAGAGAGAAGATGTACTCGAATTCCTTCAGGAGAAAATTAATCTTATGGTTAGGGAGCCCTTATCTGATTAA
- the LOC132600359 gene encoding NADH dehydrogenase [ubiquinone] iron-sulfur protein 7, mitochondrial-like: MALFARNAKLLTGTTPFLQRAATMTSLATNNRAQPPAMTSPAGISKQAEYNAKMLATATPFLQRAATMTSLATNNRASPPAMTSPAGISKPAEYVISKVDDLMNWARRGSIWPMTFGLACCAVEMMHAGAARYDFDRFGIIFRPSPRQSDVMIVAGTLTNKMAPALRKVYDQMPEPRWVISMGSCANGGGYYHYSYAVVRGCDRIVPVDIYVPGCPPTAEALLYGILQLQKKINRRKDLLMWWTQ; the protein is encoded by the exons ATGGCGTTATTCGCTCGAAACGCGAAATTGCTCACCGGAACGACACCATTTCTTCAAAGAGCAGCGACGATGACGTCACTAGCCACAAACAATCGCGCACAACCTCCGGCGATGACGTCACCGGCCGGAATATCTAAACAAGCTGAATATAACGCTAAAATGCTCGCTACAGCGACGCCGTTTCTTCAAAGAGCAGCGACGATGACGTCACTAGCCACAAACAATCGCGCTTCACCTCCGGCGATGACGTCACCGGCGGGAATATCGAAACCGGCTGAATATGTGATATCTAAGGTCGACGATCTAATGAATTGGGCTAGGCGTGGTTCAATTTGGCCTATGACATTTGGATTAGCGTGTTGTGCTGTGGAAATGATGCACGCTGGTGCTGCGCGTTACGATTTCGATCGATTTGGGATTATATTTAGACCTAGCCCTAGACAATCTGATGTTATGATTGTTGCTGGTACACTTACCAACAAAATGGCACCTGCTCTACGCAA GGTCTATGATCAAATGCCCGAGCCAAGGTGGGTCATTTCAATGGGGAGCTGTGCAAATGGTGGAGGATACTACCATTACTCATATGCTGTCGTGCGAGGCTGTGACAGGATTGTCCCTGTCGACATTTATGTTCCAGGTTGCCCACCTACTGCCGAGGCCCTTCTGTACGGAATTCTTCAACTTCAGAAGAAGATAAATAGGCGCAAGGATCTCCTTATGTGGTGGACTCAATAA
- the LOC132600361 gene encoding uncharacterized protein LOC132600361 — protein MADKPSRALLLYGDGLARSINPSHTHLHSFASRACCCFLSLPHSPPSETEDARIVREFAELVDANEAYLALNEEESSETQSTEKHVVPTISERFMGMKAAVITENLRLKSFCDKLGFIVLELNEVISSINNQVDSSTLACEVFKLLGFQEGKTLESSQFDLVILHVGAGQTTNCLKDLDHVNRLVGTLVQMAHPGTEVGSRLHMSVILSYGAVREADDSTFPIVDTRHENNSKLSFIFPRQSYTIKEGIPRLNVRQHCPMLVAQWQNAVTRKDMAEAYSYKDFKEYGANLVIPTDRFLHEVAFKLWKAPKYGA, from the exons ATGGCAGATAAGCCTAGTAGAGCACTACTGTTATACGGTGACGGGTTGGCCCGATCCATTAACCCGTCTCATACCCATCTCCATTCTTTTGCTTCTCGAGCTTGCTGTTGCTTCTTGTCTCTTCCCCACTCTCCCCCTTCAG AAACTGAGGATGCAAGAATAGTCAGAGAATTTGCTGAGCTAGTGGATGCAAATGAAGCTTATCTTGCCCTG AATGAGGAAGAATCTTCAGAAACTCAATCTACGGAAAAGCATGTAGTACCAACCATATCAGAGAG GTTTATGGGGATGAAAGCTGCTGTCATCACTGAAAATTTAAGACTGAAGAGTTTTTGCGATAAGCTTGGCTTCATCGTCTTAGAGTTGAATGAGGTAATTAGTAGCATTAATAACCAGGTTGATTCATCCACCTTAGCCTGCGAAGTGTTCAAGTTGCTGGGTTTTCAAGAAGGGAAGACCTTGGAGTCGAGCCAATTTGATTTAGTTATTCTTCATGTTGGAGCCGGTCAAACGACAAATTGCCTCAAAGACTTGGATCATGTCAATCGGTTGGTTGGTACTTTGGTGCAAATGGCACATCCTGGAACGGAAGTAGGTTCTAGGTTGCACATGTCAGTTATATTGAGCTATGGTGCTGTTCGTGAGGCTGATGATTCCACATTTCCTATTGTTGACACTAGACATGAGAATAACTCTAAACTTTCTTTTATTTTCCCTCGTCAAAGTTATACAATTAAAGAAGGAATACCACGACTGAATGTCAG GCAGCATTGCCCCATGTTAGTGGCCCAGTGGCAGAATGCTGTGACTCGAAAGGATATGGCAGAAGCATATTCATACAAGGATTTCAAAGAG TATGGCGCAAACCTTGTGATTCCAACAGATAGATTTCTGCATGAAGTGGCATTCAAGCTTTGGAAGGCTCCAAAATACGGAGCGTGA